A single genomic interval of Juglans regia cultivar Chandler chromosome 1, Walnut 2.0, whole genome shotgun sequence harbors:
- the LOC108989062 gene encoding uncharacterized protein LOC108989062, with the protein MGYEDRWMWMEERIGVFNVQSAYKLLQKNCDHAEGESSNSSILNKLWKAIWKLKLPLKIKIFAWRLCKDCLPTGLNLLKKHVNIDPKCSMRSDQDDDVGHAIVYCAELVESWKDLLPILRNKKIHDDVVFTPKHVVDHAMSVQTCYTSFSQQKNINKKKYGCHWNPPPASFLKLNVDGSLFFDQKKAGIGAVLRDEKGDIIFAASKVEFHIEEPDIIELVVVVRGLQLCLQFGITKVQVESDCKLLIDDLQYESFQSASELANLFVNQLGNSAAHKLARMAWNIDDLVVWGDSVPESIAHIIWVENISCNP; encoded by the exons ATGGGGTATGAAGATAGGTGGATGTGGATGGAGGAGAGGATTGGTGTCTTCAATGTTCAAAGTGCTTATAAACTGCTGCAAAAGAATTGTGACCATGCTGAAGGGGAGAGTTCTAATAGTAGTATTCTTAACAAGCTTTGGAAAGCAATTTGGAAGTTGAAGTTACCTTTGAAAATCAAGATCTTTGCATGGAGACTGTGCAAAGATTGTTTACCAACTGGTTTAAATCTGCTAAAGAAGCATGTGAACATTGATCCAAAATGCAGCATGCGTTCTGATCAGGATGATGATGTGGGGCATGCGATTGTCTATTGTGCTGAGCTGGTTGAGTCTTGGAAAGATCTTTTGCCAATTCT gagaaataaaaagatacaTGATGATGTGGTATTTACTCCTAAACATGTTGTTGATCATGCTATGTCTGTGCAAACGTGTTATACCTCCTTTTCTCAACAGAAGAACATAAACAAGAAGAAATATGGCTGCCATTGGAACCCTCCTCCTGCAAGTTTCCTTAAACTAAATGTGGATGGGTCGTTATTTTTTGATCAAAAGAAAGCAGGGATTGGGGCTGTTCTTAGAGATGAAAAAGGAGACATTATTTTTGCAGCTAGCAAGGTGGAATTTCATATTGAAGAGCCTGATATAATTGAGTTGGTGGTAGTAGTAAGGGGTTTACAGTTATGTCTTCAGTTTGGGATCACAAAGGTACAAGTGGAATCAGATTGTAAGCTGCTAATAGATGATTTGCAATACGAGTCTTTCCAATCTGCATCAGAACTAGCAAATTTG TTTGTTAATCAGTTGGGAAATAGTGCTGCTCATAAGTTAGCTAGAATGGCTTGGAACATTGATGATTTGGTTGTATGGGGGGATTCTGTACCTGAGTCTATTGCCCATATCATTTGGGTGGAAAATATTTCTTGTAATCCTTGA